From Acidipropionibacterium acidipropionici, one genomic window encodes:
- a CDS encoding immunoglobulin domain-containing family protein: MTKRKHYQIGDPARDIAAQIAALEAEQRAHDAAIDAAVADEKVARNRIQLVEQLYASFGIEPEQHPRTHRDGTPVLDKHGERVYTRSDRSEAQRTARLAAAITAAVNGEDDAEEPAPAVPDPVLQPERAYQEWSPAT; encoded by the coding sequence ATGACGAAGAGGAAGCATTATCAGATCGGCGACCCGGCCCGCGACATCGCCGCCCAGATCGCGGCACTGGAGGCTGAGCAGCGCGCCCATGACGCCGCCATCGACGCGGCTGTGGCCGACGAGAAGGTCGCCAGGAACCGGATTCAGTTGGTGGAGCAGCTCTACGCGAGTTTCGGCATCGAGCCCGAGCAGCACCCCCGCACGCACCGCGACGGGACCCCTGTCCTCGACAAGCATGGCGAGCGGGTCTACACGCGCAGTGACCGCTCCGAGGCCCAGCGCACCGCCCGACTGGCCGCGGCCATCACGGCCGCCGTTAACGGTGAGGACGACGCGGAGGAGCCCGCACCGGCGGTCCCCGACCCTGTTCTGCAGCCCGAGCGCGCATACCAGGAGTGGTCTCCCGCGACCTGA
- a CDS encoding type IV secretory system conjugative DNA transfer family protein, which produces MSRNEAATEQQTPYGGFDDRGEPIVTGPHLMVTGMTGRGKTLRVLVPGALRWRGPRVLVSSKADFMKQTVTWGLARRGATMVMDLADEVPWDADWVKAAGVQRVLSDPTSLIDGDDSALAMSSLLMKTGSIGASDTGAGGGDDAFWQTQSAQPLAALLLAARASGGGIAWAVEAVGRPEADENHEDEPSWTAAIDIIEGSSRHAAALEQVATMDDKLKDSIVATMKAGLAPFLLDSVTGRWGAENVGTPFDPTMLESAGEPTLHIIAPADGVAAGAAVAVVETVIRHWRKGVEKGLPRVLLSIDEACNTCPIPKLPTYITEARGLGVACVIAVQSTHQMKLRWGHDGAEVLREVFPAVLILQGSPERELVEAAAWWSGEKDIMKTTTAADGSISTTTEHVPALDATDLLPHSLEEGRLLLYGQPGAMVSIPGIWNEAVWGKRPTQI; this is translated from the coding sequence ATGAGCAGGAATGAGGCTGCGACCGAGCAGCAGACGCCGTATGGCGGATTCGATGATCGGGGGGAACCGATCGTGACCGGGCCTCATTTGATGGTCACTGGAATGACGGGCCGGGGAAAAACACTCCGGGTCCTCGTCCCGGGGGCATTGAGATGGCGCGGACCCCGCGTCCTCGTGAGTTCGAAGGCCGATTTTATGAAGCAGACCGTGACGTGGGGACTGGCCCGCCGGGGCGCCACGATGGTGATGGATCTCGCCGACGAGGTGCCCTGGGATGCTGACTGGGTGAAGGCCGCCGGGGTGCAGCGCGTGCTGTCCGACCCGACGTCCCTCATCGACGGCGACGACTCGGCCCTGGCCATGAGCAGCCTGCTCATGAAGACCGGCTCGATCGGCGCTTCCGACACCGGCGCCGGCGGTGGCGATGACGCCTTCTGGCAGACCCAGTCCGCCCAGCCGCTCGCCGCGCTCCTGCTGGCCGCCCGGGCGTCCGGCGGCGGCATCGCGTGGGCGGTCGAGGCCGTGGGACGCCCCGAGGCCGACGAGAACCACGAGGACGAGCCGTCGTGGACCGCCGCCATCGACATCATCGAGGGCAGCAGCCGTCACGCCGCGGCCCTGGAGCAGGTGGCCACCATGGACGACAAGCTGAAGGATTCCATCGTGGCCACGATGAAAGCGGGCCTGGCACCATTCCTGCTCGATTCCGTGACCGGTCGATGGGGTGCCGAGAATGTCGGTACACCGTTCGATCCGACCATGCTGGAGAGTGCGGGCGAGCCGACTCTTCATATCATCGCACCGGCCGACGGGGTGGCCGCCGGGGCTGCTGTGGCAGTCGTCGAGACGGTCATCCGGCACTGGAGAAAGGGCGTGGAAAAGGGCCTTCCACGCGTTCTTCTTTCCATTGATGAGGCCTGCAATACATGCCCTATCCCGAAGCTGCCGACCTACATTACGGAAGCGCGCGGGCTCGGCGTGGCATGCGTTATCGCCGTGCAGTCGACCCATCAGATGAAACTCCGGTGGGGCCACGACGGGGCCGAGGTTCTCCGCGAGGTCTTCCCGGCGGTTCTCATCCTCCAGGGCAGTCCCGAGAGGGAGCTCGTCGAGGCTGCCGCCTGGTGGAGCGGTGAGAAGGACATCATGAAGACGACGACTGCCGCCGACGGGTCCATCTCCACCACCACCGAGCACGTGCCCGCGCTGGATGCCACCGACCTCCTGCCACATTCCCTGGAGGAGGGCCGGCTGCTGCTCTACGGCCAGCCGGGCGCCATGGTGTCGATCCCCGGCATCTGGAATGAGGCGGTGTGGGGGAAGCGCCCCACGCAGATCTGA
- a CDS encoding GIY-YIG nuclease family protein — protein MTVYLIRDPGTENGAGALKIGFCADVSVTVHRLRSIQQSCASTLEVVEEIPGAGRDLEHELHARLDAHRLHRPDSEWFEDCIEVRQQVHIASLEAQLSALDRSRRLVRPLTPCLQGAPSRDKGRGQLLDVAHAAPAPERAGHVPPPPGPGDLSAADVPTLAAALSDQLVARFEVTGPESHRRAIECVDQADLDLRRVETLMRTTIEPRVRLALISEMAERTLTRRPPAAIRLRHHVRDDLSAAGDTVTPILRPVKEAA, from the coding sequence ATGACCGTCTACCTCATCCGCGACCCCGGGACGGAGAACGGCGCCGGAGCGTTGAAGATCGGCTTCTGCGCCGATGTGAGCGTCACGGTCCACCGTCTCCGCAGCATCCAGCAGTCCTGCGCCTCCACCCTGGAGGTCGTCGAGGAGATCCCCGGTGCGGGCCGCGACCTGGAGCACGAGCTCCACGCCCGGCTCGATGCCCACAGGCTGCACCGCCCCGACAGCGAGTGGTTCGAGGACTGCATCGAGGTGCGCCAGCAGGTCCACATCGCGTCCCTGGAGGCGCAGCTGTCCGCTCTCGACCGGTCCCGTCGGCTCGTCCGCCCGCTCACCCCCTGTCTCCAAGGGGCGCCCTCCCGCGACAAGGGTCGCGGCCAGCTCCTCGACGTCGCCCATGCGGCTCCAGCGCCCGAGCGTGCTGGCCACGTGCCCCCGCCGCCCGGGCCCGGCGACCTGTCGGCCGCCGATGTGCCCACCTTGGCGGCGGCTCTGTCGGACCAGCTCGTGGCGCGGTTCGAGGTCACCGGTCCCGAGTCGCACCGCCGGGCCATCGAGTGCGTCGATCAGGCCGATCTGGACCTGCGTCGCGTCGAGACGCTGATGCGCACCACGATTGAGCCCCGTGTCCGGCTGGCGCTCATCTCTGAGATGGCCGAGCGGACGCTGACCCGGAGGCCGCCGGCCGCAATCCGCCTGCGTCATCACGTCCGTGACGATCTGTCCGCCGCGGGTGACACGGTGACACCCATCCTGCGACCCGTGAAGGAGGCCGCATGA
- a CDS encoding relaxase/mobilization nuclease domain-containing protein gives MATISAQSTRNAAAIITYAKKGYVAASAIGASVPRFTEDLRDTRAMWGKDGYRPAQLRDERGHVVRDGDGHSVTATDHNGRILHEAEYVQAYALVESFGRDELDPDDPESWSRAQQLGRALATEHFPGRQVLIATEVSGRSGCVHNHIVVGSVDPMTGKSLDSNAVTPAILQVAHDDILARHDFHQPPAMAARTEAIRAELAAAEDRARSRYASESPSRIERRVAVARSRVRVPSPARETLSQARSRALESLPADATTTQQQAAVESALETARQVNRDRESDRKQARIAREFERYQLREMDREGAIQAGVTPPPERFSQTELAGRARDAIADPRWTSIEELGRIAREDYRCTITPRGSDITYGMMRTGSDGVLSEPGRADHRRGTTLGNGYRATDLQAAMERNRQQADDRQRRRDQPEQQTPEPPATATPTFRSGLRDIDTAAVPQKDAARISALADAEDELGGRRPATPDERRAFEERVRSVGGAGPAFLDRYGEALSPETWAVLSDRVTWRQARTRAEESAQQAHDAAGRFPAGSQMATRYAEQVTAANRRSEAIDTGISAGDYADPHIHLETAGDRTRAADRIRTATRSRDTGRGRDI, from the coding sequence ATGGCCACCATCAGCGCGCAGTCGACGCGCAATGCCGCCGCCATCATCACCTATGCCAAGAAGGGCTACGTGGCCGCCTCCGCGATCGGTGCGAGCGTCCCCCGGTTCACCGAGGACCTCCGCGATACCCGCGCCATGTGGGGTAAAGACGGCTATCGTCCGGCCCAGCTGCGGGACGAGCGCGGCCACGTCGTCCGCGACGGAGACGGTCATTCGGTGACCGCCACCGACCACAACGGCCGCATCCTTCATGAGGCCGAGTACGTGCAGGCCTACGCACTCGTGGAGTCGTTCGGACGTGACGAACTGGATCCTGATGATCCCGAGTCGTGGTCCCGTGCCCAGCAGCTGGGTCGGGCACTGGCCACCGAGCACTTTCCCGGGCGGCAGGTCCTCATCGCCACCGAGGTGAGCGGGAGAAGCGGATGCGTCCACAACCACATCGTGGTGGGATCGGTGGACCCGATGACCGGCAAGAGCCTCGACTCCAACGCCGTCACCCCGGCCATTCTGCAGGTCGCCCACGATGACATCCTCGCTCGCCACGACTTCCATCAGCCGCCGGCGATGGCGGCACGCACCGAGGCGATCAGGGCCGAGTTGGCGGCCGCCGAGGACCGTGCCAGGTCCCGTTATGCATCTGAGAGCCCGTCCCGGATCGAGCGCCGGGTCGCCGTAGCCCGCAGCCGCGTTCGCGTTCCGAGCCCCGCCAGAGAGACGCTCTCGCAGGCCCGCAGTCGGGCTCTGGAATCGCTGCCCGCAGACGCCACCACGACACAGCAGCAGGCCGCAGTGGAGTCGGCGCTGGAGACCGCCAGGCAGGTCAACAGGGACCGGGAGAGCGACCGTAAGCAGGCCCGCATCGCCCGCGAGTTCGAGCGCTACCAGCTCCGGGAGATGGACCGCGAGGGTGCCATCCAGGCCGGTGTCACCCCTCCCCCGGAGCGGTTCAGCCAGACCGAACTGGCCGGCCGGGCCCGCGATGCGATCGCCGACCCGCGCTGGACCAGCATCGAGGAGCTGGGGCGGATCGCCCGCGAGGACTACCGGTGCACCATCACCCCACGCGGCTCCGACATCACCTACGGCATGATGCGGACCGGCAGTGACGGCGTGCTGTCCGAGCCGGGGAGGGCCGACCACCGCCGCGGCACCACGCTCGGCAACGGCTACCGGGCCACCGACCTGCAGGCCGCCATGGAGCGCAACCGCCAGCAGGCGGATGATCGTCAACGGCGCCGTGATCAGCCGGAGCAGCAGACCCCGGAGCCGCCCGCTACCGCCACCCCGACGTTCCGGTCGGGTCTCCGCGACATCGACACCGCAGCCGTCCCGCAGAAGGACGCTGCACGTATCAGTGCGCTGGCGGATGCTGAGGACGAGCTGGGCGGCAGGCGTCCGGCCACCCCCGATGAGCGCCGGGCCTTCGAGGAGCGGGTGAGGTCCGTCGGCGGCGCCGGACCCGCGTTCCTCGACCGCTACGGCGAGGCCCTCTCACCCGAGACCTGGGCCGTGCTGTCCGACCGGGTCACATGGCGTCAGGCGAGGACCCGGGCCGAGGAGAGTGCCCAGCAGGCCCACGATGCGGCCGGCCGCTTCCCCGCCGGTTCGCAGATGGCCACCCGGTACGCCGAGCAGGTGACCGCCGCCAACCGGCGCTCGGAGGCCATCGACACGGGCATCAGTGCCGGCGACTACGCCGACCCCCACATCCACCTCGAGACGGCCGGCGACCGCACCCGTGCCGCCGACCGCATCAGGACCGCCACCAGGAGCCGCGACACCGGTCGCGGCCGGGACATCTGA